A window of Solanum stenotomum isolate F172 chromosome 3, ASM1918654v1, whole genome shotgun sequence contains these coding sequences:
- the LOC125858783 gene encoding uncharacterized protein LOC125858783: MTSFEHNVMVALYWGGEIITDMNGFRYTECARMIISMSTSTNYVELVRLLHEKMETNSVNIHMDISGKYPCSIQGNNTRFFEFKIENDQSLLQFLFIPQKFADKIDINVLEMYVKSKSTDQNVVFQVSGHHGYHMNLLAQNYGFTTANQPHFVEQIVQPPFQQLSMHGHRSFGEGSSSQMHIDNSPRDYEARDNETNVDLYNDVNAEISDESSEEDEPPKDGDESEPDEDIDDIRDFFQNDVNLHNHKQGVSEIQNHDIPYFRTLENEEDIFMSTCESEMEYCSAWSEEAKKDLKKGMFFSSKEKLKRAVTIWSLYKNKEFKVVTSTKSLWVVRCKFYSLLGCLWFLRGRKVGDKLWKIGKYVENHRCETEGLSSGHANLNTNLIPSLFLNQIRKNPKYLVLDVISKVHEKFGHQVTYRKAWLERQRAFELVYGDFEKSFSDLPKFFAAFQHFNHGTVVEWKHEESMSSSEVKTFKFVFWAFKPCIDGFQTCRPVISVDGTHIYGKYEIKLLIAVGIDRNDNILPLAFAIVDKESKEAWKWFFRNLSAHVIKSRQDVCVISNRAKGILTSLQELRRFQEPRAFHRFCIRHLKSNFQSKFPNKDLSRLM, encoded by the exons ATGACGAGCTTTGAACATAATGTGATGGTTGCTTTGTATTGGGGTGGCGAAATAATTACGGATATGAACGGATTTAGGTATACTGAATGTGCTAGAATGATTATTAGCATGTCTACCTCAACTAACTATGTTGAATTGGTTAGATTGTTGCATGAGAAAATGGAAACAAATAGTGTAAATATTCATATGGATATTTCTGGAAAATATCCATGTTCAATTCAAGGTAACAATACAAGGTTCTTTGAGTTTAAAATTGAGAATGACCAATCTTTGTTACAATTCCTTTTCATACCTCAAAAATTTGCGGATAAGATTGATATAAATGTTTTGGAGATGTATGTAAAGTCCAAATCAACAGATCAAAATGTTGTATTTCAAGTTAGTGGTCATCATGGTTATCACATGAATTTATTGGCTCAAAATTATGGCTTTACCACGGCCAATCAACCTCATTTTGTAGAACAGATTGTTCAACCACCATTCCAACAATTGTCGATGCATGGTCATCGATCATTTGGTGAAGGGTCAAGTAGTCAAATGCATATTGATAATAGTCCCAGAGATTATGAGGCTAG agATAATGAGACCAACGTTGATCTATATAATGATGTAAATGCTGAAATTAGTGATGAAAGTTCGGAGGAAGATGAACCTCCAAAAGATGGTGATGAAAGTGAACCTGATGAAGATATCGATGATATTAgagatttttttcaaaatgatgtAAATCTTCATAATCATAAACAAGGCGTGTCTGAAATACAAAATCATGACATACCCTATTTCAGGACATTAGAAAATGAGGAAGACATTTTCATGTCTACATGTGAATCTGAGATGGAATATTGTTCAGCTTGGTCTGAGGAAGCAAAAAAGGATTTGAAAAAAGGTATGTTTTTTAGTagtaaagaaaaattgaaacgGGCGGTAACGATTTGGAGTTTGTACAAAAATAAGGAGTTCAAGGTGGTAACATCTACCAAGAGTCTATGGGTTGTGAGATGTAAGTTTTATAGTTTATTGGGTTGCTTGTGGTTTCTTCGAGGTCGAAAAGTTGGAGATAAACTTTGGAAGATAGGAAAATATGTTGAAAATCATAGATGTGAGACTGAAGGGCTTTCTAGTGGTCACGCCAATCTAAATACCAATTTGATTCCATCACTGTTTCtaaatcaaattagaaaaaatcCTAAGTACTTGGTGTTAGATGTCATTTCAaaggttcatgaaaaatttGGTCATCAAGTGACATACAGAAAAGCGTGGCTTGAACGTCAACGCGCATTTGAATTGGTGTATGGTGACTTTGAGAAATCATTTAGTGACCTACCTAAATTTTTTGCAGCTTTTCAACACTTTAACCATGGAACAGTTGTGGAATGGAAACACGAAGAGTCTATGAGTTCATCAGAggtaaaaacttttaaatttgtattttggGCTTTCAAGCCATGCATAGATGGATTCCAAACATGTCGCCCTGTTATTTCAGTAGATGGAACTCATATTTATGGAAAGTATGAGATCAAATTATTAATTGCTGTTGGAATTGATAGAAATGATAACATTCTTCCTTTAGCGTTTGCTATTGTAGACAAAGAGTCAAAAGAGGCATGGAAGTGGTTTTTTAGAAATTTGAGTGCACATGTGATAAAAAGTAGACAAGATGTATGTGTTATATCTAATAGGGCAAAAGGAATCTTGACTAGTTTGCAGGAGTTGCGGCGATTTCAAGAGCCTCGAGCCTTCCATCGATTTTGCATAAGGCATCTGAAGAGCAACTTTCAATCTAAATTTCCAAACAAAGACCTCAGCAGATTGATGTGA